A stretch of Christensenellaceae bacterium DNA encodes these proteins:
- a CDS encoding 4-alpha-glucanotransferase: MKRGSGVLLHITSLPSPYGIGTIGKAAYDFVDALYAARQSYWQMLPTPPTGYADSPYQGLSAFANNPYLIDLDFLIEEGLLHEDDVAPLAGAGQGVALFKEQLKYKDEILKKAYRRGIKKYKDEFTGYKYTNASWLFDYSLFAVFRKQFGSQGYFDWDKRVAFRDQAAVMKLAQEHEEEIEAVRFAQFLFEKQWFALKEYANKKGISLIGDIPIYVAPDSAETWAHPELFMPDDMVAGTPPDKFSKQGQFWENPLYDWDYMKAHGFRWWVDRVKRCFAFFDIIRIDHFRGFEAFYAIPRDKKPKDGHWIKGPGHDLFEAIKREIPYPAIIAEDLGHITQEVRDFLGQCGFPGNKVLQFAFDTPNSEFLPHNYPRHCVVYTGTHDNDTVKGWFSRLDEESKERLFAYLGHECTKNEAAEELERLAMMSVADLCIIPMQDLLNLGPSARMNYPGRALGYWKWRMKPGAFNDKLIAGLRDMTETYGRACETEE, from the coding sequence ATGAAAAGGGGAAGCGGGGTTCTTTTACATATCACATCCTTACCGTCTCCGTATGGAATCGGTACTATTGGCAAAGCGGCATACGACTTTGTAGACGCGCTTTATGCGGCCAGGCAGTCGTACTGGCAAATGCTGCCCACGCCGCCTACCGGTTATGCGGATAGCCCATACCAGGGGCTTAGCGCGTTTGCCAATAATCCGTATCTTATAGACCTTGACTTTTTAATCGAAGAGGGGCTGCTGCATGAGGATGACGTCGCGCCGCTCGCAGGGGCTGGGCAGGGCGTCGCCCTCTTCAAAGAACAGCTTAAATATAAAGACGAAATTTTAAAAAAGGCCTACCGCCGAGGAATAAAAAAGTATAAAGACGAATTTACGGGTTATAAATATACGAACGCAAGCTGGCTGTTTGACTATTCGCTTTTTGCGGTATTCCGCAAACAGTTTGGCTCGCAGGGTTATTTTGACTGGGACAAGCGGGTAGCGTTTCGCGATCAGGCGGCGGTTATGAAGCTGGCGCAGGAGCACGAGGAAGAAATTGAAGCGGTACGTTTTGCGCAATTCTTATTTGAAAAGCAGTGGTTTGCTCTCAAGGAATATGCGAATAAAAAGGGTATCAGCCTGATTGGCGATATTCCCATCTATGTTGCGCCGGACTCGGCGGAGACATGGGCGCATCCGGAGCTGTTTATGCCGGATGATATGGTGGCGGGAACGCCGCCCGACAAATTCAGCAAACAGGGGCAGTTTTGGGAAAATCCGCTCTACGACTGGGATTATATGAAGGCACACGGCTTTAGATGGTGGGTCGACCGCGTCAAACGGTGTTTTGCTTTTTTTGATATTATCCGTATCGATCATTTCAGGGGGTTTGAAGCGTTTTATGCGATCCCACGGGATAAAAAACCCAAGGACGGGCATTGGATAAAAGGACCGGGGCACGACCTGTTTGAAGCGATCAAGAGGGAAATTCCTTATCCTGCAATTATCGCGGAGGATTTGGGGCATATCACGCAGGAGGTACGCGATTTTCTCGGGCAATGCGGCTTCCCGGGCAACAAGGTGCTGCAGTTCGCCTTTGATACGCCAAACAGCGAATTCCTGCCGCACAACTACCCGCGTCATTGCGTGGTATATACGGGAACGCACGACAACGATACGGTCAAGGGATGGTTTTCGCGGCTGGACGAAGAAAGCAAAGAACGGTTGTTTGCATATCTTGGGCATGAATGCACTAAGAACGAAGCCGCGGAAGAGCTGGAACGTCTGGCGATGATGAGCGTAGCGGATCTCTGTATTATACCGATGCAGGACCTGTTAAATCTCGGGCCGTCCGCGCGCATGAATTATCCGGGGCGTGCGCTTGGCTACTGGAAATGGCGTATGAAGCCGGGCGCGTTTAACGATAAGTTGATCGCCGGCCTGCGGGATATGACCGAAACATATGGACGTGCATGTGAAACAGAAGAGTAA
- a CDS encoding diguanylate kinase, protein MCVLFPAEGYAQQKNTIRVAYPIQYGLTEIDEEGNYSGYTYEYLQEIAQYTGWDLEFVQFKGDIDEQLMSAMAAVEAGEVDLMGGTVFNEELAKTYDYPSYGYGTAYTTLNVLEDNTKINETNLKTLDNIRIAVYEKAAKRNAELQQFCEANGLSPEIISFDSLKGAEDAVRDGQADAMIGNDLTPVEGMRSIANFAPKPYYFIATKGDTEIINALNAAILKINDTDPYFATTLYEKYFKDNTSKLYLSDEEQEYVQNAGTIRVGVTTGRAPFQYVDGQTGEVKGICIDLLDYISENTGLSFQIVTASDYDELMQLVNNGDVDMIAGMKYDYDTAAEYGAALTRPFITSQSVLVLNKKTGDGDLNGKKMAMVEGTVLPEGYEERVEILWYATPEACIEAVNKGEADYTYGDGYAVQYYINQSRYENVVLIPQSDQTQKLCFGVVKPADANLLSTVNKAVRSTPTETMQSIMNSNTIRPQDKVTWTEYVESNPWEVLAAVIVMAAVVIVLLAIFSRRRVRLGRKLALENERYQQLYDLSNEYIFEYNFERDEIILSEKSAQLFHSERVVKDSLSLLETDLGEGQDIDRIFQKLKKEGSIVEDIQIKMPDEKLHWLRITAKAVYDQAGKPIMALGKIMDVQQEREEKDRLVAQAQNDSLTNIYNAAACREKVDEYLKQDEDEKGGALLVLDIDHFKSINDKYGHYMGDQVLIKTAAVLKSVFREDDVVGRLGGDEFCIFIKGAGKKAMVRKKYEEIREKMRNAIQLEGRVITVSVGAAFAGKGQDFTEIYKKADAALYVVKDHSRDGLEIA, encoded by the coding sequence ATGTGCGTGCTGTTTCCAGCGGAGGGTTATGCGCAGCAAAAAAATACCATACGTGTCGCGTATCCTATACAGTATGGCCTTACCGAAATTGACGAAGAGGGAAATTACAGCGGATATACCTATGAATATTTACAGGAAATCGCGCAGTATACCGGCTGGGATCTTGAATTTGTGCAGTTTAAAGGCGATATTGACGAGCAGCTCATGAGCGCGATGGCGGCGGTGGAGGCCGGTGAAGTTGATTTGATGGGCGGCACGGTTTTTAACGAAGAGCTTGCAAAGACGTATGATTACCCGAGTTACGGCTATGGAACGGCCTATACGACGTTGAATGTATTGGAAGACAATACGAAGATCAATGAGACCAACCTGAAAACACTGGATAATATCAGGATTGCAGTGTATGAGAAAGCGGCCAAGCGCAATGCCGAGCTGCAGCAATTTTGCGAGGCCAACGGACTTTCTCCCGAGATTATTTCCTTTGATTCGCTTAAGGGGGCGGAAGACGCGGTACGTGACGGACAGGCGGATGCGATGATCGGTAACGACCTGACACCTGTGGAGGGTATGCGCAGTATCGCGAATTTTGCACCCAAGCCTTACTATTTTATCGCCACCAAAGGCGATACGGAGATCATCAATGCTCTTAACGCGGCGATTCTGAAAATCAACGATACCGATCCGTATTTCGCGACGACGCTCTACGAGAAATATTTCAAGGATAATACGAGTAAGCTATACCTTTCGGATGAAGAACAGGAGTATGTGCAGAATGCCGGAACCATTCGTGTGGGAGTTACGACGGGCAGGGCGCCCTTTCAGTATGTGGACGGACAAACCGGCGAGGTAAAGGGGATTTGCATTGATCTATTGGATTATATTTCAGAAAATACGGGGCTTTCTTTCCAGATCGTGACCGCATCGGATTATGATGAACTGATGCAACTCGTGAATAACGGCGACGTGGATATGATTGCCGGCATGAAATACGATTACGATACCGCTGCGGAATATGGCGCGGCGTTAACGCGGCCGTTCATAACTTCGCAATCTGTGCTCGTGCTCAATAAAAAGACAGGCGACGGAGACTTAAACGGCAAAAAGATGGCGATGGTGGAGGGCACAGTCCTGCCGGAGGGATATGAGGAAAGAGTAGAAATTTTATGGTATGCTACGCCGGAAGCATGCATTGAAGCGGTCAATAAGGGAGAAGCAGACTATACCTATGGGGACGGCTATGCCGTACAGTACTATATCAATCAGTCGCGCTATGAAAATGTCGTCCTCATTCCGCAGTCCGACCAAACGCAAAAGCTGTGCTTCGGCGTCGTAAAGCCTGCCGACGCAAATTTGCTGTCAACGGTAAACAAAGCGGTGCGCAGCACTCCGACGGAAACGATGCAGTCTATCATGAACAGCAATACAATCCGGCCGCAGGACAAAGTCACGTGGACGGAATATGTGGAATCTAACCCGTGGGAGGTGCTTGCGGCAGTCATCGTGATGGCGGCGGTCGTAATCGTGCTGCTGGCTATTTTTTCCAGGCGGCGTGTGCGCCTGGGACGGAAGCTTGCGCTTGAAAATGAGCGGTACCAGCAATTATACGACTTATCAAACGAATATATTTTTGAATACAATTTTGAGCGGGATGAGATAATCCTCTCTGAAAAAAGCGCCCAGCTTTTTCATTCGGAACGGGTGGTAAAGGATTCCCTTTCGCTGTTGGAAACAGACTTGGGGGAAGGGCAGGATATAGACCGGATTTTTCAAAAACTGAAAAAAGAAGGCAGTATCGTGGAGGACATACAGATCAAAATGCCGGATGAGAAGCTGCACTGGCTGCGGATCACGGCTAAGGCTGTTTACGACCAGGCGGGTAAGCCGATTATGGCGCTCGGTAAAATTATGGATGTGCAGCAGGAACGGGAAGAAAAAGACCGTCTGGTTGCACAGGCGCAAAACGACAGCCTGACAAACATCTACAATGCGGCGGCCTGCCGGGAAAAGGTGGATGAATATCTTAAGCAGGATGAGGATGAAAAAGGCGGCGCCTTGTTGGTGCTGGATATTGATCACTTCAAGAGCATAAACGACAAATACGGACATTACATGGGCGACCAGGTGCTGATCAAGACGGCGGCAGTTTTGAAGTCGGTTTTCCGTGAGGACGACGTGGTCGGCCGGCTGGGAGGCGACGAATTTTGTATTTTTATCAAGGGCGCCGGCAAAAAGGCTATGGTGCGGAAAAAGTATGAAGAGATACGGGAGAAAATGCGCAATGCAATACAGCTTGAGGGCCGTGTTATAACGGTGAGCGTGGGTGCGGCTTTCGCCGGAAAAGGACAGGATTTTACGGAAATATATAAAAAAGCGGACGCGGCGTTATATGTTGTCAAAGATCACAGCAGGGATGGACTGGAGATCGCTTAA
- a CDS encoding aldo/keto reductase — MKYFKVPNTNLEVSNVVMGCMHLTELSKADARRLIETAIGQGVNFFDHADKYDNGECEALFADAVEMNDDKRERMIIQSKCGIVEVEGKWAYYDFSRKHILEAVKGSLKRLKTDYLDVLLLHRPDALMEPEEIAEAFDYLHSKGMVRYFGVSNQNPMQMKLIQRAVKQKLVFNQLQLSLAHTPMIDAGMAVNMKLDQSTERDGSILEYCRLNDVTLQAWSPFQKGFFDGPFLGDMEHYAELNRVIDRLAKKYEVPDTAIAVAWITRHPANMQVITGTTKPTRLSDCCKGSNIPLTKQEWYELYMAAGNMIP; from the coding sequence ATGAAGTATTTTAAAGTACCAAATACGAACCTTGAAGTATCCAACGTTGTGATGGGGTGTATGCACTTAACGGAACTTAGCAAAGCGGACGCGCGCAGGCTCATCGAAACGGCGATAGGGCAGGGCGTCAACTTCTTCGATCATGCCGATAAATACGATAACGGCGAATGTGAAGCGCTTTTTGCGGACGCGGTCGAAATGAACGACGATAAGCGGGAACGGATGATCATCCAGAGCAAATGCGGTATTGTGGAAGTTGAGGGCAAGTGGGCATATTATGATTTTTCCAGGAAGCATATTTTAGAAGCGGTCAAAGGCAGCCTGAAACGTTTGAAGACTGACTATCTGGATGTCTTGCTGCTGCACAGGCCGGACGCGCTTATGGAGCCGGAAGAGATCGCCGAAGCGTTTGATTACCTGCATTCCAAGGGTATGGTGCGTTACTTTGGCGTTTCGAACCAAAACCCGATGCAGATGAAGCTCATCCAAAGGGCAGTGAAGCAAAAGCTGGTATTTAACCAGCTCCAGCTAAGCCTGGCACATACGCCGATGATCGATGCTGGGATGGCAGTCAACATGAAGCTTGACCAGAGTACTGAGCGCGACGGCAGTATCCTTGAATACTGCAGGTTAAACGACGTTACGTTGCAGGCATGGTCGCCTTTCCAGAAAGGCTTTTTTGACGGCCCGTTTTTGGGAGATATGGAACATTACGCGGAGCTTAACCGGGTGATCGACCGCCTGGCGAAAAAGTATGAGGTGCCGGATACGGCGATCGCCGTCGCGTGGATCACGCGCCATCCGGCGAATATGCAGGTGATCACCGGAACGACAAAGCCGACGCGCCTTTCCGATTGCTGCAAGGGCTCGAACATACCACTTACGAAGCAGGAATGGTACGAGTTATATATGGCGGCGGGGAATATGATTCCGTAA
- a CDS encoding isocitrate dehydrogenase: protein MQKIQMAVPLVEMDGDEMTRIIWDMIKKDLLTPYIDLNTEYYDLGLPYRDETNDQVTYDAANAIKKYGVGVKCATITPNAQRVDEYKLKEMHKSPNGTIRAILDGTVFRAPIVVDGISPSVKTWKKPITIARHAYGDVYRNTEYRVGANTKFEMVFETDGKETRLPVFEYEGGGVAQGMYNTDKSIGSFARSCFNYALDTKQDLWFATKDTISKIYDHTFKDIFQEIYDSEYKEKFEELGIEYFYTLIDDAVARVIRSQGGYIWACKNYDGDVMSDMVATAFGSLAMMTSVLVSPDGNYEYEAAHGTVTRHYYKHLDGEETSTNSMATIFAWSGALKKRGELDGNKELADFGDALERASIRTIEEGVMTKDLALLWEKEEKTVVNTESFIKEVAKRLDEELRG from the coding sequence ATGCAGAAAATTCAAATGGCCGTACCTCTCGTGGAGATGGACGGCGACGAAATGACAAGAATCATCTGGGATATGATCAAAAAAGATTTACTTACTCCCTATATCGACCTGAATACCGAGTATTACGACTTAGGGCTTCCTTATAGGGACGAGACGAACGACCAGGTGACGTATGACGCGGCGAATGCAATCAAGAAATATGGTGTGGGCGTGAAATGCGCGACGATTACGCCCAACGCACAGCGTGTAGACGAATATAAGCTTAAGGAAATGCATAAGAGCCCCAACGGTACCATCCGTGCGATCCTCGACGGAACGGTGTTCCGCGCGCCTATCGTTGTCGACGGCATTTCCCCGTCGGTCAAAACATGGAAAAAGCCCATTACCATTGCGCGCCACGCATACGGCGACGTATACCGCAACACGGAATATCGTGTGGGCGCAAATACGAAATTCGAGATGGTATTTGAAACAGACGGCAAGGAAACGCGGCTGCCCGTATTCGAATACGAGGGCGGCGGGGTCGCGCAGGGCATGTACAACACGGATAAATCTATCGGCAGCTTTGCGCGAAGCTGCTTTAACTACGCGCTCGATACAAAACAAGACCTCTGGTTCGCGACGAAAGATACGATTTCCAAAATCTATGACCATACGTTCAAGGATATTTTCCAGGAGATTTATGACAGCGAATACAAGGAAAAATTCGAAGAGCTAGGTATCGAATATTTTTATACGCTGATTGACGACGCTGTCGCACGCGTAATCCGTTCGCAAGGCGGCTATATCTGGGCGTGCAAAAATTACGACGGCGATGTGATGAGCGATATGGTGGCAACGGCGTTCGGCAGCCTCGCCATGATGACGTCCGTGCTCGTTTCGCCGGACGGCAACTACGAATACGAAGCGGCGCACGGGACGGTGACCCGCCACTATTACAAGCATCTTGACGGGGAAGAAACGTCCACCAACTCCATGGCGACGATCTTCGCGTGGTCGGGCGCTCTGAAAAAACGCGGCGAGCTGGACGGCAACAAGGAACTTGCGGACTTTGGAGACGCGCTTGAGCGCGCATCCATCCGCACGATCGAAGAGGGCGTTATGACCAAGGATTTGGCGCTCTTGTGGGAAAAGGAAGAAAAGACAGTCGTCAATACGGAAAGCTTCATCAAAGAAGTAGCAAAGAGGCTGGATGAGGAATTGAGGGGTTAA
- the ddl gene encoding D-alanine--D-alanine ligase — protein MKKNMAVFFGGRSVEHDVSIITGNQIIENADKEKYNVFPVYIARDGQWFCGDVLRDTQYYKDFDPNDKKLTRVYLEPHPTKELKYATKFGTKVFAEIDVAMLAMHGMHGEDGTLQGLMELADIPYSSAGVTGSATGMDKIVMKCAFRGAGLPVLPAVHFERSAFRSDRQAVIRRTEEEIGYPVFVKPANLGSSIGISKATNAQELEDAFEVAFSYDRRVLAEHAVENLVEINSAVLGYGGDVKVSLLEQPISWQGFLNFEEKYLRSEGASKGMKSLARQIPAPIEKEQTDKIVEMSKAVFTTLDLKGVVRIDYIIDKDTNTVYVNEVNTIPGSFAYYLYEPMGISFRELIDECVRCAELQMRDKHDNSYAFDSNILDKMKQGGLKGIKK, from the coding sequence ATGAAAAAAAACATGGCGGTGTTTTTTGGAGGCAGGAGCGTAGAGCACGACGTTTCCATCATCACCGGAAACCAGATCATCGAAAATGCAGACAAGGAAAAATATAACGTGTTTCCCGTTTATATTGCGCGCGACGGACAGTGGTTTTGCGGTGACGTGCTGCGCGACACGCAGTATTATAAGGATTTTGATCCGAACGATAAAAAACTGACCAGGGTCTATCTGGAACCGCATCCGACAAAGGAACTGAAATATGCGACTAAATTCGGAACGAAAGTATTCGCCGAGATTGATGTGGCGATGCTCGCCATGCACGGTATGCACGGGGAGGACGGCACGCTGCAGGGCCTGATGGAGCTTGCGGACATTCCATATTCCAGCGCGGGCGTAACGGGCAGCGCGACAGGCATGGACAAGATCGTCATGAAGTGCGCCTTTAGGGGAGCGGGTCTTCCGGTATTGCCGGCGGTGCATTTTGAGCGCAGCGCGTTCCGCAGCGACAGGCAGGCGGTGATAAGAAGGACCGAAGAGGAGATCGGGTATCCGGTATTCGTCAAGCCCGCCAATCTCGGGTCCTCGATTGGAATTTCCAAGGCGACAAACGCGCAGGAACTGGAGGACGCTTTTGAAGTGGCGTTTTCTTACGATAGGCGCGTGCTTGCCGAGCATGCGGTGGAAAATCTGGTAGAGATCAACAGCGCTGTCCTCGGTTACGGCGGCGACGTCAAGGTGAGCCTTTTGGAGCAGCCGATTTCCTGGCAGGGATTTTTGAATTTTGAAGAGAAATACCTGCGCAGCGAAGGGGCGTCCAAAGGGATGAAATCCCTCGCGCGGCAGATTCCGGCGCCTATTGAAAAGGAGCAGACGGATAAAATCGTGGAAATGTCCAAAGCGGTTTTCACCACGCTTGATTTAAAGGGCGTGGTACGCATCGATTACATTATCGATAAAGATACGAATACGGTTTACGTCAACGAAGTCAATACGATCCCGGGATCGTTCGCATACTATTTGTACGAACCGATGGGCATTTCTTTCAGGGAGCTGATCGACGAGTGCGTGCGCTGTGCGGAACTACAAATGCGCGATAAGCACGATAACAGCTATGCGTTTGATTCCAACATACTAGACAAGATGAAACAGGGCGGATTAAAAGGGATCAAAAAGTAA
- a CDS encoding Mur ligase, translated as MDVMYMTWVVVSTYIVFGFIIVGAVLSMVAQFRYIHVMQLESYQNAGFSNWLKANRKKALLLPLIAGWSALVGYYFWSLLATAGEANIGFFIAFIACYGVAVFLTILHIVQSKTKETKKPLVFTARVKRLIACEIILYVAFYCLIVFVPYVNFFLPPFGYLIFMVLVPLMTPLSNAIMYPVENGVKKKFLNEAKRKIEARGDLKKIGITGSYGKTSVKFILGTILKQKYNTLVPPQSYNTPMGLTRVIREQMTDDNEVFIAEMGARHVGDIAELVDLVHPQMGILTSVGPQHLETFRSIENIAKTKYELIAGLPKDTGVAFFNGDDEICRALYEKTEIHKKILYAMDYEGEADVRAKNIAFSAQGSTFTVECAQGEFTCTTKLLGRHNILNICGCIAVALELGLTAGQIQQGVQQAPPVEHRLQIVPTNNGVTVIDDAFNSNPAGTRAALEVLKCFDGQKFVVTPGMVELGEREAQENYEFGGAMAQAATYVFLIGPKHTRPIYEGLVRSGFAEDNIYVARTLSEATNVMGHLTKPGDVILFENDLPDHYNE; from the coding sequence ATGGATGTAATGTATATGACATGGGTAGTGGTTTCGACATATATCGTATTTGGCTTTATCATTGTGGGCGCGGTACTGTCTATGGTTGCGCAGTTTCGCTACATCCATGTGATGCAACTCGAGAGTTACCAGAACGCAGGATTTTCAAACTGGCTGAAAGCAAACCGCAAAAAGGCGCTCCTGCTTCCGTTGATCGCAGGTTGGAGCGCGCTCGTCGGATATTATTTCTGGTCGCTACTGGCTACGGCCGGCGAGGCGAATATTGGCTTTTTTATCGCTTTTATCGCCTGCTATGGCGTCGCGGTTTTCCTGACAATCCTGCATATTGTACAGTCGAAAACAAAGGAAACCAAAAAACCGCTCGTTTTCACGGCGCGGGTTAAGCGGCTGATCGCGTGCGAGATCATTTTATACGTTGCGTTTTACTGCCTGATTGTGTTTGTGCCGTATGTGAATTTTTTCCTGCCGCCGTTCGGTTATCTCATTTTCATGGTATTGGTGCCGCTGATGACGCCGCTTTCAAACGCGATCATGTATCCTGTTGAAAACGGCGTGAAAAAGAAATTTTTGAATGAGGCCAAGCGCAAAATAGAGGCGCGCGGGGACCTGAAAAAGATTGGCATAACGGGGAGCTATGGCAAGACAAGCGTAAAGTTTATTTTGGGAACGATCCTAAAGCAAAAATATAACACGCTGGTGCCGCCGCAGAGTTACAACACGCCGATGGGCTTAACGCGTGTGATCCGCGAGCAGATGACGGACGACAATGAAGTATTTATTGCCGAGATGGGCGCGCGCCATGTAGGCGACATCGCGGAGCTGGTCGACCTTGTCCACCCGCAGATGGGGATATTGACGTCGGTCGGGCCGCAGCACCTGGAAACTTTCCGCAGCATCGAAAATATTGCAAAAACTAAATACGAACTGATCGCAGGTCTTCCCAAGGACACGGGCGTTGCATTCTTTAATGGCGACGATGAGATTTGCCGTGCTCTTTATGAAAAAACGGAAATCCATAAGAAGATATTATATGCAATGGATTATGAGGGCGAAGCGGACGTGCGTGCGAAGAATATTGCGTTTTCCGCGCAGGGAAGCACGTTTACGGTGGAATGCGCACAGGGCGAGTTTACCTGTACGACAAAGCTATTGGGACGGCATAATATCCTCAATATTTGCGGCTGTATTGCGGTCGCGCTGGAGCTTGGGCTTACGGCAGGGCAGATACAGCAGGGCGTGCAGCAGGCGCCGCCGGTAGAGCACCGGCTGCAGATCGTGCCCACAAACAACGGCGTCACGGTAATCGACGATGCGTTTAATTCCAATCCGGCCGGAACGCGCGCTGCGCTTGAAGTATTGAAATGCTTTGATGGCCAGAAGTTTGTGGTAACGCCAGGTATGGTGGAGCTGGGCGAGAGGGAGGCACAGGAAAACTATGAATTCGGGGGAGCGATGGCGCAGGCAGCGACGTATGTGTTCCTGATTGGTCCTAAACATACGCGCCCGATTTACGAAGGATTGGTGCGTAGCGGATTTGCAGAAGATAATATTTATGTGGCGAGGACGCTTAGCGAGGCGACGAACGTCATGGGGCACCTGACAAAGCCGGGTGATGTGATTTTGTTTGAAAATGACCTGCCCGACCATTATAATGAATAA
- a CDS encoding hydrolase, with product MFAEIDGLKIHYEIEGSGRDILLLHGWGARIESFAPVIGALKTRRRVIALDFSGFGQSEAPQKEMTVYDYAELTAKWMRETGLAKTDVICHSFGGRVTILLASEHPELIGKIAFVDAAGVKPRRGAKYYAKVYTYKLCKKIAQNQGAKKTAMFFGIDVDRRVKNAGSDDYKNLPDCMKKTFVNVVNEDLTPYLKNIKSPSLLIYGENDTDTPLYMAQTMEKEIPDAGLVVLKNAGHFSYLDQFGQFMAVINSFFKE from the coding sequence ATGTTTGCGGAAATTGACGGTCTTAAGATCCATTATGAAATCGAGGGATCGGGCAGGGACATCTTGCTGCTGCACGGCTGGGGCGCGCGCATCGAAAGCTTCGCGCCTGTTATAGGAGCCCTTAAGACACGCAGGCGCGTGATCGCTCTGGATTTTTCGGGGTTCGGGCAAAGCGAAGCGCCGCAAAAAGAAATGACGGTCTATGATTACGCGGAGCTGACCGCGAAATGGATGCGTGAAACAGGCCTTGCGAAAACGGATGTGATTTGCCATTCATTTGGCGGGCGCGTAACGATACTGCTGGCGTCCGAACATCCGGAGCTCATAGGCAAGATCGCCTTTGTGGACGCGGCGGGCGTGAAACCGAGGCGTGGCGCAAAATACTACGCCAAGGTATATACTTATAAGTTGTGTAAAAAGATCGCCCAAAACCAGGGCGCCAAAAAGACGGCGATGTTTTTTGGGATCGATGTGGATAGGCGGGTAAAAAATGCGGGCAGCGATGATTACAAAAACCTGCCGGATTGCATGAAAAAAACGTTTGTCAACGTGGTCAACGAGGATTTGACGCCTTATCTTAAAAACATCAAGTCGCCCTCGCTTTTGATTTATGGGGAAAACGATACGGATACGCCGCTTTATATGGCGCAGACCATGGAAAAAGAGATTCCGGACGCAGGGCTAGTGGTGCTTAAAAACGCAGGGCATTTTTCCTATTTGGATCAGTTTGGGCAGTTTATGGCGGTCATCAACAGCTTTTTCAAAGAATAA
- the rimI gene encoding ribosomal-protein-alanine acetyltransferase codes for MANSDLTIRRAEIGDLEQIHYCENTSFELPWSYAMLYDDIIENENTVYLVVEFDGKIIGYGGMWIIFDEAHITNVCILPEYRGNGYAYSLMTALIGTAKEHGADAMSLEVRVSNKAALKLYKKCGFTIHGIRKRYYSNNGEDAYVMWTERGPGLEGY; via the coding sequence TTGGCAAATAGCGATCTGACGATACGGCGCGCAGAGATAGGGGATCTGGAACAGATCCATTATTGCGAGAACACGAGTTTTGAACTTCCGTGGTCGTATGCGATGCTGTATGACGACATTATAGAGAATGAAAACACTGTATACCTGGTGGTAGAGTTCGACGGAAAAATCATCGGTTACGGCGGAATGTGGATTATTTTTGACGAAGCGCATATTACAAACGTGTGTATTTTGCCCGAATATCGGGGCAATGGCTATGCGTATTCCCTGATGACGGCGCTGATCGGCACGGCCAAGGAGCACGGGGCGGACGCGATGTCCCTTGAGGTACGCGTATCCAATAAAGCGGCTTTAAAGCTTTATAAGAAATGTGGATTTACCATCCACGGTATCCGCAAGCGATATTATTCCAACAACGGCGAGGACGCTTATGTCATGTGGACGGAGCGCGGCCCGGGACTGGAGGGCTACTGA
- a CDS encoding tRNA (adenosine(37)-N6)-threonylcarbamoyltransferase complex dimerization subunit type 1 TsaB: protein MNILGMDTTGTTLSVALSEDGRLLSELYIDSGKKHSQTLMLAVDHVLRAAEKDISDIDVFGVCVGPGSFTGIRIGVAACAAMAHAAERPVAAISTLDALMENARRDETIVCAVMDARREEVYTAARRNGEYIVEECAVPLKKLVTELLPQEEVVFVGDAALKFEDTIREANPRSSFLPAQFIMQRASSVCALAYGQARDGVLLRYDEVRPRYLRESQAERLRKEKIGK, encoded by the coding sequence ATGAACATACTTGGGATGGACACCACCGGTACGACGCTCAGCGTTGCGCTCAGCGAGGATGGGAGACTGTTGTCGGAATTGTATATCGATTCCGGAAAGAAACACTCGCAGACATTGATGCTTGCGGTAGATCATGTGCTGCGGGCGGCGGAAAAGGATATTTCGGATATTGACGTATTCGGGGTATGCGTAGGGCCGGGATCTTTCACAGGTATCCGTATCGGCGTGGCCGCCTGCGCGGCAATGGCCCATGCGGCAGAAAGGCCTGTCGCGGCGATCAGTACGCTTGATGCGCTGATGGAAAACGCGCGCAGGGATGAAACGATCGTATGCGCCGTCATGGACGCGCGCAGGGAAGAGGTCTATACTGCCGCGAGGCGCAATGGAGAGTATATCGTGGAAGAATGCGCCGTGCCTCTAAAGAAGCTGGTTACGGAATTGCTGCCGCAGGAAGAAGTCGTCTTTGTGGGCGATGCGGCGCTTAAATTTGAGGATACGATACGGGAAGCAAATCCCCGAAGCAGTTTTTTGCCGGCGCAGTTTATCATGCAGCGCGCCTCGTCTGTATGCGCCCTTGCCTATGGGCAGGCAAGGGATGGTGTACTATTGCGATATGACGAGGTTAGGCCGCGTTATCTGCGGGAGAGTCAGGCGGAAAGATTGAGGAAAGAGAAAATTGGCAAATAG